One Gordonia sp. SID5947 genomic region harbors:
- a CDS encoding adenylate/guanylate cyclase domain-containing protein, protein MDSNYKSYNYISSFSRIDDILAQSQSNYEEVNELPDREKLTYSNGYYANCSALFVDIRDSSKLPERYRRPALAKLYRAFISEIVAVLNGNTQSREINIVGDCVWGVFNTPYKAHIDGVFSTAAQANSLVKVLNYKLSKAGYNTPISIGIGMSYGRALMIKAGYNGSGISDVIYMGDVVNHAAKLASRGSEGILVPPMMIGDAFAANLSELNSKLVARDWTRQCYTANAVNISMNDWYDENCT, encoded by the coding sequence ATGGATAGCAACTACAAGAGTTACAACTACATCTCCAGCTTCTCCCGCATAGATGACATCCTCGCCCAATCTCAGTCAAACTACGAGGAAGTCAACGAGCTTCCAGACCGCGAAAAGCTAACATATTCGAACGGCTATTATGCCAATTGTTCGGCGTTGTTCGTAGACATCAGGGATTCATCCAAACTGCCAGAAAGATATAGGAGGCCAGCTCTCGCCAAGCTTTATCGCGCTTTCATCTCTGAAATAGTGGCTGTTCTTAACGGAAATACTCAGTCACGAGAGATCAACATTGTTGGCGATTGCGTATGGGGCGTTTTCAACACGCCATACAAGGCTCACATCGATGGAGTTTTTTCCACTGCCGCACAGGCCAACTCACTAGTTAAGGTTCTAAACTACAAGCTCAGCAAGGCCGGCTACAACACACCAATCAGCATTGGCATCGGGATGTCGTACGGCCGGGCACTGATGATCAAAGCCGGATATAACGGGAGTGGCATCTCCGACGTGATCTACATGGGTGACGTTGTAAATCACGCCGCTAAACTCGCTTCCCGGGGAAGCGAGGGCATTCTCGTACCGCCGATGATGATCGGCGATGCATTCGCAGCCAACTTGAGTGAGCTCAACTCTAAATTGGTTGCGAGAGACTGGACGCGACAATGCTACACAGCAAACGCGGTAAATATCTCGATGAACGACTGGTACGACGAGAACTGCACGTGA
- a CDS encoding DUF262 domain-containing protein — protein MFDGNSKHLLIPVYQRNYDWKLKHCARLFDDLVDIVGQDRETHFFGAIVGHPEDSFTYVVIDGQQRLTTSSLLMLALVHSLEDGTVTSKDSNLAAKIRDSYLVLKDKHAAVKFKLKPVKNDNDAYSRLLRGDTPIESSTVTANYRYFRERIAGGELGGDQIWNAIFRLQVMALDLEKQDDPQRIFESINSTGLELSEADKIRNVVLMHEQSHDQEDLYENYWNRIEKAVEYRTDWFIRFYLISKTGKTPRQDAVYEAFREYQSNSKASTRDILAEMRDYAEYSRELNTASTGIAAADKRLRRFNMVKHDVTLPLTMPLLGEVKAGTVSAEDFTQVMVILDSYLFRRFISGVLTSALNKIFATLYSEVHRLRGEGDRFSDVLAYSLRRRTASGRFPTDDEFKESFTTRNLYNIKGENRSYLFECLENNWSNDTHDIAKALESQSISIEHIMPQTLTPAWRNDLGDNAEDIHATWCNRIGNLTVTGYNSSYSNSTFSSKKKRDNGFDASPYRLNALLKSSDVWSVAQLEERTKALTAIALKYWPLPSTQFEPYVPPLPTMPMGDDESFTNRTVVSFEFGDTRKTVASWKDAFLDVIRILVDDRREEVFAYAAESNDLAVVDDSHEVSSSESLVIPGLTVMTATSTRSKLTVLRKMFDHLEIDTDDLVFTLRNTDTVEPEDTVVEPGPYAELTKFLPEVEGLSSASSTEEDTRPLRDEFTSAFAAFTVTNLQTALPGKNLPDLETEGFIGTATAEDVLAALSMMFQVEGLMPQFHRLITSGIVARWLTVLASNSPEFSDRGPAPTSAGSVDTGIAAALALSPQWQALFDDTVSDVEKQFVVALAATGLPVPTVGHETDEGDVVDFAWPDSCVGVLLDPDDDTANTLTLAGWTLCPPDAAQIVAALQNGVI, from the coding sequence TTGTTTGACGGAAACAGCAAGCACCTGCTGATCCCCGTGTACCAGCGCAACTATGACTGGAAGCTCAAGCACTGCGCTCGGCTGTTCGACGACCTGGTCGACATCGTCGGTCAGGACCGCGAAACGCACTTCTTCGGCGCCATCGTCGGGCATCCGGAGGACTCGTTCACGTACGTCGTGATCGACGGTCAGCAGCGGCTAACCACCAGCAGCCTGCTCATGCTGGCGCTGGTTCACTCGCTCGAAGACGGCACCGTCACCTCGAAGGACTCCAACCTGGCCGCGAAGATCCGCGACAGCTACCTCGTCCTCAAGGACAAGCATGCGGCCGTCAAGTTCAAGCTCAAGCCGGTCAAGAACGACAACGACGCCTACAGTCGCCTGCTGCGCGGCGACACTCCGATCGAGTCGTCCACCGTCACCGCCAACTACCGGTACTTCCGCGAGCGGATCGCCGGCGGTGAACTCGGCGGTGACCAGATCTGGAATGCCATCTTCCGCCTACAGGTGATGGCGCTCGACCTGGAAAAGCAGGACGATCCCCAACGGATCTTCGAGAGCATCAACTCCACCGGCCTCGAGCTCAGCGAAGCCGACAAGATCCGCAACGTGGTGCTCATGCACGAACAGAGCCACGACCAGGAAGACCTGTACGAGAACTACTGGAACCGCATCGAGAAGGCGGTCGAGTACCGCACCGACTGGTTCATCCGGTTCTATCTGATCTCCAAGACAGGCAAGACGCCACGGCAAGACGCCGTGTACGAGGCGTTCCGCGAGTATCAGAGCAACAGCAAGGCGAGCACCCGCGACATCCTCGCGGAGATGCGCGACTACGCCGAGTACAGCCGCGAGCTCAACACCGCCAGCACCGGCATTGCGGCCGCAGACAAGCGACTGCGGCGCTTCAACATGGTGAAGCACGACGTGACGCTTCCACTGACCATGCCACTGCTCGGCGAGGTGAAGGCCGGGACGGTGTCTGCCGAGGACTTCACCCAGGTGATGGTCATTCTCGACTCCTACCTGTTCCGGCGCTTCATCAGCGGTGTCCTGACCAGTGCCCTGAACAAGATCTTCGCCACCCTGTACTCCGAGGTTCATCGACTCCGCGGCGAGGGCGACCGGTTCTCGGATGTGCTGGCGTACTCGCTGCGACGACGGACTGCATCCGGCAGGTTCCCCACCGACGACGAATTCAAGGAATCGTTCACGACCCGGAACCTGTACAACATCAAGGGCGAGAACCGCAGCTACCTGTTCGAGTGCCTCGAGAACAACTGGTCGAACGACACCCACGACATCGCGAAGGCCCTGGAGAGTCAGTCGATCAGCATTGAGCACATCATGCCGCAAACGCTCACCCCGGCATGGCGGAACGATCTCGGTGACAATGCCGAAGACATTCACGCCACCTGGTGTAACCGCATCGGCAATCTCACTGTCACGGGCTACAACTCCAGCTACTCGAACTCCACGTTCTCGAGCAAGAAGAAGCGCGATAACGGGTTCGACGCCTCCCCGTATCGTCTCAATGCGCTTCTGAAGAGCTCCGACGTCTGGAGTGTGGCGCAGTTGGAGGAACGGACCAAGGCGTTGACAGCCATCGCGTTGAAGTACTGGCCACTGCCGTCCACCCAATTCGAGCCGTACGTGCCGCCACTGCCCACGATGCCGATGGGCGACGACGAGTCGTTCACCAACCGCACGGTCGTTTCGTTCGAGTTCGGCGACACCCGTAAGACGGTCGCCAGCTGGAAGGACGCCTTCCTGGACGTGATCCGAATCCTCGTCGACGACCGCCGCGAGGAGGTCTTCGCATACGCCGCAGAATCCAACGACCTCGCGGTCGTCGACGATTCGCATGAGGTGTCGTCGAGTGAATCCCTGGTCATTCCAGGACTGACCGTGATGACGGCAACCTCCACTCGCTCGAAGCTGACGGTCCTGCGAAAGATGTTCGACCACCTCGAGATCGACACCGACGACCTGGTCTTCACCCTCCGCAATACCGACACCGTCGAGCCCGAGGACACCGTGGTCGAACCCGGTCCGTATGCGGAGCTGACGAAGTTCCTGCCAGAAGTAGAAGGACTATCGTCCGCGTCGTCCACCGAGGAAGACACACGACCGCTGCGTGACGAATTCACCTCGGCGTTCGCCGCGTTCACTGTCACGAACCTCCAGACCGCGCTTCCCGGCAAGAACCTCCCCGACCTCGAAACCGAGGGTTTTATCGGAACGGCAACGGCCGAGGACGTTCTCGCCGCACTGAGCATGATGTTCCAGGTCGAGGGACTGATGCCCCAGTTCCATCGCCTGATCACCTCCGGAATCGTCGCGCGGTGGCTGACGGTGCTGGCATCGAACTCGCCGGAGTTCAGTGACCGCGGCCCCGCCCCCACGAGCGCGGGCAGCGTCGACACCGGCATTGCGGCCGCGCTGGCGCTCAGCCCGCAGTGGCAGGCGCTGTTCGACGACACCGTCTCCGACGTCGAGAAGCAGTTCGTGGTCGCGCTCGCCGCAACAGGGTTGCCGGTGCCGACGGTGGGCCACGAGACCGACGAGGGCGACGTCGTGGATTTCGCGTGGCCCGACAGCTGCGTCGGGGTGCTTCTCGACCCTGATGACGACACGGCAAACACGTTGACTCTCGCGGGTTGGACGCTGTGCCCGCCCGACGCCGCACAGATCGTGGCAGCGTTGCAGAACGGAGTGATCTAA
- a CDS encoding DEAD/DEAH box helicase has protein sequence MGVLLPTLQANHLREGLTDYLATTFALTDPDAQGALSDFVGHPDTGMFKGPYVRLRLPFAPAGGNWGMHLDWWPMGFIPYGHQAAAFERLSTKFQKRPQPTLVTTGTGSGKTEAFLYPILDHVLRAKAAGVTGMKALILYPMNALANDQAERLAQLITTWPELSGISAGLYTGEQSTGGRTKVTDEGLITDRSLMHAAPPDILLTNYKMLDHLLLHPGRADIWRLSADSLQYVVLDEFHTYDGAQGTDVAMLLRRLGLTVKAHWTEGSPVTNEDRVRPLGRITPVATSATLGSKAEPTAMLGFAHTVFGEQFDADAVIGETRLTAAEWLADRDTALDRLYRPIAPSVTDAAERLDHFAVGSPGNAALTAAVLAELFERAEVFERTELFAATDDLDTDRRLTPTDLRHLDPVEQLQLLKGHPLLARLLDHAVDATSLADLAHALFDTPATERDTRRMHAAQQRFLDYLFAALSHLRAEVGRAALNVDVHLWIRELSRIDRAIATGTSYRWSDDGVHEDSDVMHLPALYCRHCGRSGWGARLAPTGHTLDVTDESIRADHAAGASRFRALISAPAEALLTATRPDEQIEGLRWFRIDDREITDTAPDPDGTEQLEGKVLPVLVLVGENEEENSKNDMCPACGAADGIRFLGSAVATQLSVTLSNLFGDARLDADEKKALMFTDSVQDAAHRAGFVQARSHTLSLRSTLRSAIGSSTLTLPELCEAVVARAGDDPARRYHLLAPDIVDHDEFAAFWNPDASTAARKKATIKVLRRLEFDVDMEFGLQSRLGRTLELTGSAVAEVDLGGAERPVRLGRAALNATEHQLALEAPAPAAITRWVRGTVERVRTRGAIHHPWLRKYVEKDANRRWVWGARPKGEGMPAFPKGRPAAAFPAIGSRSVPEGFDAITAASSWYARWASQCLGVSSFDGSFLARSLFSVLAEQRVLTAVLTESGLTAYGLPASAITVSAPTDDDLAAGRHLLVCSVCQTPTPGSATVVDELDGAPCLLVRCPGTLTRAPKAQNFYRRLYDSSEMKRVVAREHTSLLPTATRLGYETAFKRGGTDPQTPNVLVATPTLEMGIDIGDLSTVMLGSLPRTVSSYLQRVGRAGRLTGNSLVLAFVRGRGEHLPKLYDPTSVIQGDVRPPATFLTAEEILQRQYVAHVIDRLARDPGTVAPRGARAVLGSFDPGSWMADLLTAVGTDPDVLVDGFLAQFDDVLDEHTRDSLRAWATPGDDGVPSALVTDLQEAVHRWNRDLTELTARRAAVEAEMPEFERRASSPAATDDDLRDLRTAKGSLRLLGGQIHDLTDDYWISVLERYGVLPNYTLLDDSVTLDVGVTWIDPDTNQYMGEATSYQRGSRVALTELAPGATFYAQGLAARIDAVDLGAGESNIHTWRLCPQCGWAGITLAGEEPPTVTACPRCGTGAIADVSQRLQVVEMARVSAEVRRDEASINDSRDERHKEVFTVVTAADVDPLNVDRAWFVGDREFGAEYLRRMDVRWLNMGRRTSQGGTRTIAGQETTTGLFRVCSSCGQLDRSAGRNSRYEHRSWCRHRNAATEHVREIALARTLRTQGVLLHLPRALEYDPFAQPSLSAAILLGLRQVIGGSPEHLDAATIPDALHAPSQQALLIHDTVPGGTGYLAEFADPAKVWAVLDAARTVVRECDCADHDRLACHKCLLPFSPPHELDKVSRKTAVRTLDDLLGVDGDADPDLQAWLADVTEVAPSRPVGGEESPLEKEFYLAFVERLRAMGATVKETPGTYGPSATIVLPGKKIRTWKLTPQVHMVNSKPDFELATTDPEIPRIAIFADGRKFHAVPGCNRVADDAEKRTVLRDSGYLVWSFGHEDLQRFRDKAAPVPPWFTEQAASKIMAAGSLRPALVKHLSADPLTTLLSFITDPDVDAWEQVGRWVPMMFVGGGIRAKGNGDTVGARALDVLDGKSPDFGDGVDMCWSYVEGPLVATATMRPGTRTTNAVLALDDREDRLEVLEGQAWKEWLRLSNWLGLSSNHRITTRSLLEANASAPAATPTSADLPLAWRVVFEATVSDAEKQLVLALAAAGVPTPELGYETDEGGVVDFAWEDQRIGVLLESDDDTAHTMSNAGWTMCPPDAEAIAAAIRNGVS, from the coding sequence ATGGGGGTACTACTTCCCACCCTCCAGGCCAACCACCTGCGCGAGGGCCTGACCGACTACCTCGCGACCACGTTCGCCCTCACCGACCCCGACGCCCAGGGCGCGCTGTCAGACTTCGTCGGGCACCCCGACACCGGCATGTTCAAAGGGCCCTACGTCCGCCTCCGCCTGCCCTTCGCCCCCGCAGGCGGCAACTGGGGCATGCACCTGGACTGGTGGCCAATGGGATTTATCCCCTACGGCCACCAGGCCGCCGCGTTCGAACGTCTCTCCACCAAATTCCAGAAGCGCCCGCAGCCGACGCTCGTCACTACCGGCACCGGCTCCGGCAAGACCGAGGCATTCCTCTACCCGATCCTCGACCACGTCCTGCGCGCCAAAGCCGCTGGCGTCACCGGGATGAAAGCGCTCATCCTGTACCCGATGAACGCGCTCGCCAATGACCAAGCCGAACGCCTCGCCCAACTCATCACCACGTGGCCCGAACTGTCCGGTATCTCCGCCGGCCTGTATACCGGCGAGCAATCCACCGGTGGGCGCACCAAGGTCACCGACGAGGGGCTTATCACCGACCGTTCGCTGATGCACGCCGCTCCCCCGGACATCCTGCTCACCAACTACAAGATGCTCGACCACCTACTGCTGCACCCCGGCCGCGCCGACATCTGGCGCCTCTCCGCCGACTCGCTGCAGTACGTCGTCCTCGACGAATTCCACACCTACGACGGCGCACAAGGCACCGACGTCGCCATGCTGCTGCGTCGCCTCGGCCTCACCGTCAAAGCCCACTGGACCGAGGGCTCCCCTGTCACCAACGAAGACCGCGTCCGCCCCCTCGGCCGCATCACCCCCGTCGCCACCTCCGCCACCCTCGGCTCCAAAGCCGAACCCACCGCGATGCTCGGCTTCGCGCACACCGTCTTCGGTGAACAGTTCGACGCCGACGCCGTCATCGGTGAGACCCGGCTCACCGCCGCCGAGTGGCTCGCCGACCGGGACACCGCCCTCGACCGGCTGTACCGGCCCATCGCTCCGTCCGTCACCGACGCCGCCGAACGCCTCGACCACTTCGCCGTCGGCTCGCCCGGCAACGCCGCGCTCACCGCCGCCGTGCTCGCCGAACTGTTCGAGCGGGCGGAGGTTTTCGAGCGCACCGAACTGTTCGCCGCCACCGACGACCTCGACACCGACCGACGGCTCACCCCCACCGACCTGCGCCACCTCGACCCCGTTGAGCAGCTGCAGCTGCTCAAGGGCCACCCGCTGCTGGCGCGGCTCCTCGACCACGCCGTCGACGCGACCTCCCTCGCCGACCTCGCGCACGCACTGTTCGACACCCCCGCCACCGAACGCGACACCCGCCGCATGCATGCCGCGCAGCAGCGCTTCCTCGACTACCTGTTCGCGGCGCTCTCGCACCTGCGGGCCGAGGTCGGCCGCGCCGCCCTGAACGTCGATGTGCACCTGTGGATACGGGAACTGTCCCGCATCGACCGGGCCATCGCCACCGGCACCTCCTACCGCTGGTCCGACGACGGCGTCCACGAGGACAGCGACGTCATGCACCTGCCTGCGCTGTACTGCCGGCACTGCGGCCGCTCCGGGTGGGGTGCCCGCCTCGCCCCCACCGGTCACACCCTGGACGTCACCGACGAGTCCATCCGCGCCGACCACGCCGCCGGCGCCTCCCGCTTCCGCGCCCTCATCTCTGCGCCCGCCGAAGCGCTGCTCACCGCCACGCGCCCCGACGAACAGATCGAGGGCCTGCGCTGGTTCCGCATCGATGACCGCGAAATCACCGACACCGCACCCGATCCCGACGGCACCGAACAACTCGAAGGCAAGGTCCTGCCGGTGCTCGTCCTCGTCGGCGAGAACGAGGAGGAGAACTCCAAGAACGACATGTGCCCGGCCTGCGGCGCTGCCGACGGCATCCGCTTCCTCGGCAGCGCCGTCGCCACCCAACTCTCGGTGACCCTGTCGAACCTCTTCGGCGACGCCCGCCTCGACGCCGACGAGAAGAAGGCGTTGATGTTCACCGACAGCGTGCAGGACGCCGCGCACCGCGCCGGCTTCGTGCAGGCTCGCTCCCACACCCTCAGCCTGCGCTCCACGCTGCGCAGCGCCATCGGCTCATCGACGCTCACCCTGCCGGAACTGTGCGAGGCCGTCGTCGCCCGCGCCGGCGACGACCCGGCCCGCCGCTACCACCTGCTCGCCCCCGACATCGTCGACCACGACGAGTTCGCCGCGTTCTGGAACCCTGACGCATCCACGGCTGCCCGCAAGAAGGCCACCATCAAGGTGCTGCGCCGCCTCGAATTCGACGTCGACATGGAGTTCGGTCTACAGTCCCGCCTCGGCCGCACCCTCGAACTCACCGGCAGTGCGGTCGCCGAAGTGGACCTCGGCGGCGCGGAGCGTCCCGTCCGTCTCGGCCGCGCCGCCCTCAACGCCACCGAACACCAACTCGCGCTCGAGGCACCCGCCCCGGCGGCGATCACCCGCTGGGTCCGCGGCACCGTCGAACGCGTCCGTACCCGCGGTGCCATCCACCACCCGTGGCTGCGCAAGTACGTCGAGAAGGACGCCAACCGCCGATGGGTGTGGGGCGCCCGCCCCAAGGGCGAGGGCATGCCCGCGTTCCCGAAGGGCCGCCCCGCCGCCGCGTTCCCCGCCATCGGATCACGTTCCGTCCCCGAAGGATTCGACGCGATCACCGCAGCATCGTCCTGGTACGCGCGATGGGCCTCGCAGTGCCTGGGAGTCTCGTCGTTCGACGGCAGCTTCCTCGCCCGATCCCTGTTCTCGGTCCTCGCCGAGCAGCGCGTCCTCACTGCGGTTCTCACCGAGAGCGGCCTCACCGCATACGGGCTGCCCGCCTCCGCGATCACCGTCTCCGCCCCCACCGACGACGATCTCGCCGCCGGCCGGCACCTGCTGGTGTGCAGCGTCTGCCAGACCCCGACGCCCGGCTCGGCCACCGTCGTCGACGAACTCGACGGCGCCCCCTGCCTGCTCGTCCGCTGCCCCGGCACCCTCACCCGCGCCCCGAAGGCGCAGAACTTCTACCGCCGGCTCTACGACAGCTCCGAGATGAAGCGCGTCGTCGCCCGCGAACACACCTCGCTGCTGCCCACCGCGACGCGGCTCGGGTACGAGACCGCGTTCAAACGCGGCGGCACCGACCCGCAGACCCCCAACGTCCTCGTCGCCACCCCCACCCTGGAGATGGGCATCGACATCGGTGACCTGTCCACGGTGATGCTCGGGTCGCTGCCGCGGACCGTGTCGTCATACCTGCAGCGGGTCGGTCGCGCCGGTCGCCTCACCGGCAACTCGCTGGTCCTCGCGTTCGTCCGCGGGCGCGGCGAGCACCTGCCCAAGCTGTACGACCCCACCTCGGTGATCCAGGGCGACGTCCGGCCGCCCGCGACGTTCCTCACCGCCGAGGAGATCCTGCAGCGCCAGTACGTCGCGCACGTGATCGACCGGCTCGCCCGCGACCCGGGCACCGTCGCGCCCCGCGGCGCCCGCGCCGTGCTCGGCAGCTTCGACCCGGGTAGCTGGATGGCCGACCTCCTCACCGCCGTCGGCACCGACCCCGACGTCCTCGTCGACGGGTTCCTCGCGCAGTTCGACGATGTCCTCGACGAGCACACACGGGACTCGTTGCGCGCCTGGGCAACCCCCGGCGACGACGGCGTACCCAGCGCGCTCGTCACCGACCTGCAGGAGGCCGTGCACCGCTGGAACCGCGACCTCACCGAGCTCACCGCCCGCCGCGCCGCCGTCGAAGCCGAGATGCCGGAGTTCGAACGCCGAGCGTCGTCCCCCGCCGCCACCGACGACGACCTCCGGGACCTCCGCACCGCGAAGGGTTCACTGCGGCTGCTCGGCGGGCAGATCCACGACCTCACCGACGACTACTGGATCAGTGTACTCGAACGCTACGGCGTGCTGCCCAACTACACCCTGCTCGACGACTCCGTCACCCTCGACGTCGGCGTCACCTGGATCGACCCCGACACCAACCAGTACATGGGCGAGGCCACCAGCTACCAGCGCGGCTCCCGCGTCGCGCTCACCGAACTCGCGCCCGGCGCCACCTTCTACGCGCAGGGTCTCGCCGCGCGGATCGACGCCGTCGACCTCGGCGCCGGCGAATCCAACATCCACACATGGCGGCTCTGCCCGCAGTGCGGGTGGGCGGGCATCACCCTCGCCGGCGAAGAACCGCCGACAGTGACCGCGTGCCCGCGCTGCGGCACCGGCGCCATCGCCGACGTCAGCCAGCGGCTGCAGGTGGTCGAGATGGCGCGAGTGTCCGCGGAGGTCCGCCGCGACGAGGCCTCCATCAACGACTCCCGCGACGAACGACACAAGGAAGTGTTCACCGTGGTCACCGCGGCGGACGTGGATCCGCTCAACGTGGACCGAGCGTGGTTTGTTGGCGACCGTGAGTTTGGCGCTGAGTACTTGCGGCGCATGGATGTTCGCTGGCTGAACATGGGTCGTCGAACTTCGCAGGGTGGTACGCGCACTATCGCGGGACAGGAAACGACTACCGGGTTGTTCCGAGTGTGTTCGTCGTGCGGGCAGCTCGACCGCTCTGCCGGCCGCAACAGTCGCTACGAGCATCGCAGCTGGTGCCGACATCGCAACGCGGCGACCGAACACGTTCGCGAGATCGCCCTCGCCCGGACATTGCGTACCCAGGGTGTTCTCCTGCACCTACCTCGTGCACTCGAGTACGACCCGTTTGCCCAGCCCAGCCTGAGTGCAGCAATTCTCCTGGGACTTCGCCAGGTCATCGGAGGCTCTCCTGAGCACCTGGATGCGGCAACGATCCCCGATGCTCTGCACGCACCGAGCCAGCAGGCACTTCTCATCCACGACACCGTGCCCGGAGGAACTGGCTACCTTGCCGAGTTCGCAGACCCGGCGAAAGTGTGGGCAGTCCTCGACGCCGCGCGAACCGTGGTGCGGGAGTGCGACTGCGCCGACCACGACAGGCTGGCGTGCCACAAGTGCCTCTTGCCCTTTTCTCCGCCGCACGAACTCGACAAGGTGTCCCGCAAGACCGCGGTGCGCACCCTCGATGACCTCCTCGGGGTCGACGGTGACGCTGATCCTGATCTGCAGGCGTGGCTCGCGGACGTCACTGAGGTTGCGCCGTCGCGGCCGGTAGGGGGAGAGGAATCGCCGCTGGAGAAGGAGTTCTACCTCGCCTTCGTCGAGCGGCTGCGAGCGATGGGTGCGACGGTGAAGGAAACACCGGGTACCTATGGTCCGTCTGCCACGATTGTGTTGCCGGGGAAGAAGATCCGCACGTGGAAGCTCACCCCGCAGGTTCATATGGTCAACTCCAAACCCGACTTTGAACTTGCCACCACTGACCCGGAGATTCCGAGAATCGCCATCTTCGCGGACGGCCGAAAGTTCCACGCTGTGCCGGGCTGCAACCGCGTCGCCGACGACGCTGAGAAGCGAACAGTTCTGCGTGACAGTGGGTATCTCGTCTGGTCGTTTGGACACGAAGACCTGCAGCGATTCAGGGACAAAGCGGCACCCGTACCGCCGTGGTTCACCGAGCAAGCGGCGTCCAAGATCATGGCCGCCGGCAGCCTTCGACCCGCACTCGTGAAACATCTTTCGGCTGACCCCCTTACGACCCTGCTGTCGTTCATCACCGACCCCGACGTCGATGCCTGGGAGCAAGTGGGCCGATGGGTACCGATGATGTTCGTCGGAGGTGGCATACGCGCAAAGGGGAATGGCGACACGGTGGGTGCTCGCGCGCTCGATGTCCTCGACGGCAAGTCTCCGGACTTCGGCGACGGCGTGGACATGTGCTGGTCGTACGTGGAAGGACCGCTGGTCGCGACCGCGACGATGCGCCCCGGCACCCGGACCACCAATGCGGTCCTTGCACTCGACGACCGAGAGGATCGGCTCGAAGTCCTCGAGGGGCAAGCGTGGAAGGAGTGGCTGCGACTATCCAATTGGCTGGGTTTGAGTAGCAACCATCGGATCACGACTCGAAGCCTGCTCGAAGCCAATGCCAGTGCGCCGGCCGCGACACCAACGTCTGCTGACCTGCCGCTTGCCTGGCGCGTCGTCTTCGAGGCGACGGTGTCGGATGCCGAGAAGCAGCTGGTGCTGGCCCTTGCTGCGGCGGGCGTTCCGACACCTGAACTGGGCTATGAGACCGACGAGGGCGGGGTAGTGGACTTTGCGTGGGAAGACCAGCGGATCGGTGTTTTGCTGGAATCGGATGACGACACCGCTCATACGATGTCGAATGCGGGGTGGACGATGTGCCCACCGGATGCCGAAGCGATCGCAGCTGCGATAAGGAACGGGGTGTCGTAA
- a CDS encoding Pycsar system effector family protein, with protein MNDWVKHAEAKLAVVLTAAGVSGGVLFNLVKNRSDTSCIFNVAAVVCCAAIIIAAICAMTGLYPIVRVGQKRAEDGVNPLFFHDVARAYRDNAPSYASVLHTLTTSPDDLVRHISHQIHSNATVAQRKYRWVNHAVRALVLDLLTLGALSTIIAMGW; from the coding sequence GTGAACGATTGGGTCAAGCACGCCGAAGCAAAACTTGCCGTCGTGCTGACCGCTGCCGGTGTCAGCGGCGGCGTACTGTTCAACCTCGTCAAGAATCGGAGCGATACTAGCTGCATATTCAACGTCGCGGCAGTCGTTTGCTGCGCGGCCATCATTATCGCTGCAATCTGTGCCATGACCGGGCTGTATCCAATCGTAAGAGTCGGACAGAAAAGGGCGGAAGATGGTGTCAATCCGCTATTCTTCCACGACGTCGCGCGCGCCTATAGGGACAACGCTCCAAGCTACGCCTCCGTTCTTCACACCTTGACAACAAGCCCCGACGACCTGGTGCGACACATCAGTCACCAGATCCACTCCAACGCCACCGTCGCACAGCGCAAGTATAGGTGGGTCAATCACGCGGTCCGAGCCCTAGTTCTTGACCTCCTCACGCTCGGAGCATTATCCACAATCATTGCAATGGGCTGGTGA